A single window of Solanum dulcamara chromosome 5, daSolDulc1.2, whole genome shotgun sequence DNA harbors:
- the LOC129889659 gene encoding cellulose synthase-like protein D3 isoform X2 encodes MTSRSFKASDSQQGKPSGVTFARRTSSGRYVNLSRESLDSEISGIEFANYTVHIPPTPDNQPMDSSISQRVEEQYVSNSLFTGGYNSVTRAHLMDKVIESETNHPQMAGAKGSSCAIPGCDGKVMSDERGEDILPCECDFKICRDCYVDAVKTGDGICPGCKESYKSTDLAENAVDPAGRPLTLPSNVSMSKMERRLSLMRSGNKSAIIRSHSGLMRSQTGDFDHNKWLFETKGTYGYGNAIWPKDEGLGNDKEDNVGEPSELLNKPWRPLTRKLKIPAAVISPYRLLILIRVVVLGLFLQWRITNPNNDAIWLWYMSIICEVWFAISWLLDQLPKLCPVNRATDLNVLKEKFETPTPTNPTGKSDLPGIDIFVSTADPEKEPPLVTANTILSILAADYPVEKLSCYISDDGGALLTFEAMAEAASFANIWVPFCRKHNIEPRNPETYFSLKKDPYKNKVRQDFVKDRRRVKREYDEFKVMLKPPSDEPLHGTSTDDGLIDSTEVDIRLPLLVYVSREKRPGYDHNKKAGAMNALVRASAIMSNGPFILNLDCDHYIYNSQAIREGICFMMDRGGDRICYVQFPQRFEGIDPSDRYANHNTVFFDVNMRALDGLQGPMYVGTGCLFRRTALYGFDPPRNKEYHPGCCSCCFGRRKNNATVSSVSDDSRALRMGDFDDEEMNLASFPKRFGNSSFLIDSIPVAEFQGRPLADHPAVKNGRPPGALTIPRELLDASTVAEAISVISCWYEDKTEWGNRVGWIYGSVTEDVVTGYRMHNRGWRSIYCVTKRDAFRGTAPINLTDRLHQVLRWATGSVEIFFSRNNAFLASPKMKILQRIAYLNVGIYPFTSIFLIVYCFLPALSLFSGQFIVQSLNVTFLTYLLVITLTLCALAVLEIKWSGIALEEWWRNEQFWLIGGTSAHLAAVLQGLLKVIAGIEISFTLTSKSAADDDDEYADLYIIKWSFLMIPPIVIMMTNLIAIAVGVSRTIYSTIPQWSRLLGGVFFSFWVLAHLYPFAKGLMGRRGRTPTIVFVWSGLIAITISLLWVAINPPAGASEIGGSFQFP; translated from the exons ATGACTTCAAGATCCTTCAAAGCCTCTGATTCTCAACAGGGTAAGCCTTCTGGTGTCACCTTTGCAAGGAGGACCTCATCGGGTCGGTATGTGAACTTATCAAGGGAATCTCTGGATAGTGAGATTAGTGGCATTGAATTTGCAAACTACACAGTGCATATCCCTCCAACCCCTGATAATCAACCTATGgattcttcaatttctcaaaggGTGGAAGAGCAGTATGTGTCAAATTCCTTGTTTACCGGTGGTTATAACAGTGTGACTCGTGCTCACTTAATGGATAAGGTAATTGAATCAGAAACTAACCATCCTCAGATGGCTGGTGCTAAGGGTTCTTCTTGTGCTATACCGGGTTGTGATGGGAAAGTCATGAGTGATGAAAGGGGTGAAGATATTCTTCCTTGTGAGTGTGATTTTAAAATTTGCCGGGATTGTTACGTTGATGCTGTCAAGACTGGTGATGGGATATGCCCTGGTTGTAAAGAGTCTTACAAGAGCACTGATTTGGCTGAGAATGCTGTGGATCCTGCTGGACGACCTCTGACTTTACCTTCAAATGTTAGCATGTCTAAAATGGAAAGGAGGTTGTCGTTGATGCGATCAGGTAACAAGTCAGCGATAATAAGAAGCCACTCGGGGTTGATGAGGAGTCAGACAGGGGATTTTGATCACAATAAATGGTTATTTGAGACAAAAGGGACGTATGGCTATGGAAATGCTATATGGCCAAAGGATGAGGGGCTTGGAAATGACAAAGAAGATAATGTTGGTGAGCCTTCTGAGCTTCTGAACAAACCTTGGAGGCCGCTTACACGTAAACTGAAGATACCTGCTGCAGTTATTAGCCCATACCG GCTCTTGATTCTTATTCGCGTTGTTGTTCTTGGACTATTTCTTCAATGGAGGATTACCAATCCGAACAATGATGCTATATGGTTATGGTATATGTCCATAATCTGTGAGGTTTGGTTTGCAATCTCTTGGCTGCTTGACCAGCTTCCAAAGTTATGCCCTGTTAACCGTGCTACCGATCTTAatgttttgaaagaaaaatttgaaacacCAACTCCTACCAATCCCACAGGAAAATCTGATCTTCCAGGTATAGACATATTTGTCTCTACTGCAGATCCTGAGAAAGAGCCACCACTAGTCACTGCGAACACGATACTGTCTATCCTTGCTGCTGATTACCCCGTTGAAAAGCTGTCGTGCTATATTTCTGATGATGGAGGTGCTCTTCTGACGTTTGAAGCAATGGCAGAAGCTGCAAGTTTTGCCAACATTTGGGTCCCGTTTTGTCGTAAACATAATATTGAACCAAGGAACCCGGAAACCTACTTCAGCTTGAAAAAAGACCCTTACAAGAACAAAGTACGTCAAGATTTTGTTAAGGACCGCAGACGGGTGAAGCGTGAATATGATGAATTTAAG GTTATGTTAAAACCCCCAAGTGATGAACCCTTACATGGAACTTCTACTGATGACGGTCTAATTGATTCAACCGAAGTGGATATTCGTCTCCCCTTGCTGGTGTATGTCTCTCGTGAGAAGCGTCCTGGCTATGATCACAACAAAAAGGCTGGAGCCATGAATGCCTTGGTCCGAGCTTCTGCCATAATGTCTAATGGCCCATTTATCCTCAACCTTGATTGTGATCACTACATCTACAACTCGCAGGCAATCAGGGAGGGAATATGCTTTATGATGGACCGGGGTGGAGATAGAATCTGTTACGTTCAGTTTCCTCAACGTTTTGAGGGAATTGATCCTTCCGACCGTTACGCAAACCACAATACTGTTTTCTTTGATGTCAACATGCGCGCTCTTGATGGCCTTCAAGGTCCAATGTATGTGGGGACTGGTTGTCTCTTCCGCAGGACTGCTCTTTATGGTTTTGACCCCCCACGAAACAAGGAATACCACCCTGGTTGCTGCAGCTGTTGTTTTGGTCGGCGCAAGAATAATGCCACTGTGTCCTCTGTCTCTGATGACAGCAGGGCACTTAGGATGGGTGATTTTGATGATGAGGAGATGAATCTTGCTTCCTTTCCTAAAAGGTTTGGTAACTCAAGTTTCCTCATTGATTCCATTCCAGTTGCAGAATTCCAAGGTAGACCACTTGCTGATCACCCTGCCGTAAAGAATGGACGACCACCTGGTGCTCTAACTATCCCAAGGGAACTTCTTGATGCCTCCACTGTTGCTGAAGCGATCAGTGTCATTTCGTGCTGGTACGAGGACAAAACTGAATGGGGTAATAGAGTTGGATGGATTTATGGGTCTGTTACTGAAGATGTGGTGACAGGGTATAGGATGCATAATAGAGGTTGGAGATCTATTTACTGTGTGACGAAGAGAGATGCATTCCGTGGCACTGCACCAATCAATCTGACTGACAGGCTTCACCAAGTGCTTCGATGGGCCACTGGTTCTGTTGAAATCTTCTTCTCTCGCAACAATGCTTTTTTGGCTAGTcctaagatgaaaattttgcaGCGGATCGCCTACCTCAATGTTGGCATCTACCCCTTCACCTCGATATTCCTAATTGTATACTGCTTCCTCCCAGCACTTTCACTCTTCTCTGGTCAGTTCATCGTCCAGTCCCTGAACGTCACCTTCCTCACGTATCTCCTCGTGATAACATTGACTCTTTGTGCACTCGCGGTGCTAGAGATCAAGTGGTCCGGCATTGCTTTGGAAGAGTGGTGGCGTAATGAGCAATTTTGGTTAATTGGAGGCACAAGTGCCCATCTTGCTGCTGTGCTTCAGGGGCTGCTGAAAGTGATTGCTGGCATTGAGATTTCATTTACACTGACATCAAAATCTGCcgctgatgatgatgatgaatatGCTGACCTCTATATTATCAAATGGAGTTTCCTGATGATCCCACCTATTGTTATCATGATGACTAACTTGATCGCGATAGCTGTTGGTGTAAGCCGGACAATATATAGCACGATACCACAATGGAGCCGTTTGCTAGGAGGGGTTTTCTTCAGTTTTTGGGTTCTTGCTCATCTCTATCCTTTCGCAAAGGGATTGATGGGAAGGCGTGGAAGGACACCAACAATTGTATTTGTCTGGTCAGGACTTATCGCCATTACCATTTCGCTCCTGTGGGTTGCGATCAACCCCCCTGCTGGTGCCAGTGAAATTGGAGGGTCCTTCCAGTTCCCTTGA
- the LOC129889659 gene encoding cellulose synthase-like protein D3 isoform X1 translates to MTSRSFKASDSQQGKPSGVTFARRTSSGRYVNLSRESLDSEISGIEFANYTVHIPPTPDNQPMDSSISQRVEEQYVSNSLFTGGYNSVTRAHLMDKVIESETNHPQMAGAKGSSCAIPGCDGKVMSDERGEDILPCECDFKICRDCYVDAVKTGDGICPGCKESYKSTDLAENAVDPAGRPLTLPSNVSMSKMERRLSLMRSGNKSAIIRSHSGLMRSQTGDFDHNKWLFETKGTYGYGNAIWPKDEGLGNDKEDNVGEPSELLNKPWRPLTRKLKIPAAVISPYRLLILIRVVVLGLFLQWRITNPNNDAIWLWYMSIICEVWFAISWLLDQLPKLCPVNRATDLNVLKEKFETPTPTNPTGKSDLPGIDIFVSTADPEKEPPLVTANTILSILAADYPVEKLSCYISDDGGALLTFEAMAEAASFANIWVPFCRKHNIEPRNPETYFSLKKDPYKNKVRQDFVKDRRRVKREYDEFKVRINSLPDSIRRRSDAYNAREEIKAMKLQREAAGDELLEPIKITKATWMADGTHWPGTWMISAPEHSRGDHAGIIQVMLKPPSDEPLHGTSTDDGLIDSTEVDIRLPLLVYVSREKRPGYDHNKKAGAMNALVRASAIMSNGPFILNLDCDHYIYNSQAIREGICFMMDRGGDRICYVQFPQRFEGIDPSDRYANHNTVFFDVNMRALDGLQGPMYVGTGCLFRRTALYGFDPPRNKEYHPGCCSCCFGRRKNNATVSSVSDDSRALRMGDFDDEEMNLASFPKRFGNSSFLIDSIPVAEFQGRPLADHPAVKNGRPPGALTIPRELLDASTVAEAISVISCWYEDKTEWGNRVGWIYGSVTEDVVTGYRMHNRGWRSIYCVTKRDAFRGTAPINLTDRLHQVLRWATGSVEIFFSRNNAFLASPKMKILQRIAYLNVGIYPFTSIFLIVYCFLPALSLFSGQFIVQSLNVTFLTYLLVITLTLCALAVLEIKWSGIALEEWWRNEQFWLIGGTSAHLAAVLQGLLKVIAGIEISFTLTSKSAADDDDEYADLYIIKWSFLMIPPIVIMMTNLIAIAVGVSRTIYSTIPQWSRLLGGVFFSFWVLAHLYPFAKGLMGRRGRTPTIVFVWSGLIAITISLLWVAINPPAGASEIGGSFQFP, encoded by the exons ATGACTTCAAGATCCTTCAAAGCCTCTGATTCTCAACAGGGTAAGCCTTCTGGTGTCACCTTTGCAAGGAGGACCTCATCGGGTCGGTATGTGAACTTATCAAGGGAATCTCTGGATAGTGAGATTAGTGGCATTGAATTTGCAAACTACACAGTGCATATCCCTCCAACCCCTGATAATCAACCTATGgattcttcaatttctcaaaggGTGGAAGAGCAGTATGTGTCAAATTCCTTGTTTACCGGTGGTTATAACAGTGTGACTCGTGCTCACTTAATGGATAAGGTAATTGAATCAGAAACTAACCATCCTCAGATGGCTGGTGCTAAGGGTTCTTCTTGTGCTATACCGGGTTGTGATGGGAAAGTCATGAGTGATGAAAGGGGTGAAGATATTCTTCCTTGTGAGTGTGATTTTAAAATTTGCCGGGATTGTTACGTTGATGCTGTCAAGACTGGTGATGGGATATGCCCTGGTTGTAAAGAGTCTTACAAGAGCACTGATTTGGCTGAGAATGCTGTGGATCCTGCTGGACGACCTCTGACTTTACCTTCAAATGTTAGCATGTCTAAAATGGAAAGGAGGTTGTCGTTGATGCGATCAGGTAACAAGTCAGCGATAATAAGAAGCCACTCGGGGTTGATGAGGAGTCAGACAGGGGATTTTGATCACAATAAATGGTTATTTGAGACAAAAGGGACGTATGGCTATGGAAATGCTATATGGCCAAAGGATGAGGGGCTTGGAAATGACAAAGAAGATAATGTTGGTGAGCCTTCTGAGCTTCTGAACAAACCTTGGAGGCCGCTTACACGTAAACTGAAGATACCTGCTGCAGTTATTAGCCCATACCG GCTCTTGATTCTTATTCGCGTTGTTGTTCTTGGACTATTTCTTCAATGGAGGATTACCAATCCGAACAATGATGCTATATGGTTATGGTATATGTCCATAATCTGTGAGGTTTGGTTTGCAATCTCTTGGCTGCTTGACCAGCTTCCAAAGTTATGCCCTGTTAACCGTGCTACCGATCTTAatgttttgaaagaaaaatttgaaacacCAACTCCTACCAATCCCACAGGAAAATCTGATCTTCCAGGTATAGACATATTTGTCTCTACTGCAGATCCTGAGAAAGAGCCACCACTAGTCACTGCGAACACGATACTGTCTATCCTTGCTGCTGATTACCCCGTTGAAAAGCTGTCGTGCTATATTTCTGATGATGGAGGTGCTCTTCTGACGTTTGAAGCAATGGCAGAAGCTGCAAGTTTTGCCAACATTTGGGTCCCGTTTTGTCGTAAACATAATATTGAACCAAGGAACCCGGAAACCTACTTCAGCTTGAAAAAAGACCCTTACAAGAACAAAGTACGTCAAGATTTTGTTAAGGACCGCAGACGGGTGAAGCGTGAATATGATGAATTTAAGGTTCGAATCAATAGCCTCCCTGATTCAATTCGTCGGCGTTCTGATGCCTATAACGCTCGAGAAGAAATCAAGGCCATGAAGCTTCAGCGAGAGGCAGCTGGAGATGAACTTTTGGAACCCATCAAGATAACTAAGGCTACTTGGATGGCAGATGGAACCCATTGGCCTGGTACTTGGATGATTTCTGCTCCTGAGCACTCTAGGGGTGATCATGCAGGAATCATACAG GTTATGTTAAAACCCCCAAGTGATGAACCCTTACATGGAACTTCTACTGATGACGGTCTAATTGATTCAACCGAAGTGGATATTCGTCTCCCCTTGCTGGTGTATGTCTCTCGTGAGAAGCGTCCTGGCTATGATCACAACAAAAAGGCTGGAGCCATGAATGCCTTGGTCCGAGCTTCTGCCATAATGTCTAATGGCCCATTTATCCTCAACCTTGATTGTGATCACTACATCTACAACTCGCAGGCAATCAGGGAGGGAATATGCTTTATGATGGACCGGGGTGGAGATAGAATCTGTTACGTTCAGTTTCCTCAACGTTTTGAGGGAATTGATCCTTCCGACCGTTACGCAAACCACAATACTGTTTTCTTTGATGTCAACATGCGCGCTCTTGATGGCCTTCAAGGTCCAATGTATGTGGGGACTGGTTGTCTCTTCCGCAGGACTGCTCTTTATGGTTTTGACCCCCCACGAAACAAGGAATACCACCCTGGTTGCTGCAGCTGTTGTTTTGGTCGGCGCAAGAATAATGCCACTGTGTCCTCTGTCTCTGATGACAGCAGGGCACTTAGGATGGGTGATTTTGATGATGAGGAGATGAATCTTGCTTCCTTTCCTAAAAGGTTTGGTAACTCAAGTTTCCTCATTGATTCCATTCCAGTTGCAGAATTCCAAGGTAGACCACTTGCTGATCACCCTGCCGTAAAGAATGGACGACCACCTGGTGCTCTAACTATCCCAAGGGAACTTCTTGATGCCTCCACTGTTGCTGAAGCGATCAGTGTCATTTCGTGCTGGTACGAGGACAAAACTGAATGGGGTAATAGAGTTGGATGGATTTATGGGTCTGTTACTGAAGATGTGGTGACAGGGTATAGGATGCATAATAGAGGTTGGAGATCTATTTACTGTGTGACGAAGAGAGATGCATTCCGTGGCACTGCACCAATCAATCTGACTGACAGGCTTCACCAAGTGCTTCGATGGGCCACTGGTTCTGTTGAAATCTTCTTCTCTCGCAACAATGCTTTTTTGGCTAGTcctaagatgaaaattttgcaGCGGATCGCCTACCTCAATGTTGGCATCTACCCCTTCACCTCGATATTCCTAATTGTATACTGCTTCCTCCCAGCACTTTCACTCTTCTCTGGTCAGTTCATCGTCCAGTCCCTGAACGTCACCTTCCTCACGTATCTCCTCGTGATAACATTGACTCTTTGTGCACTCGCGGTGCTAGAGATCAAGTGGTCCGGCATTGCTTTGGAAGAGTGGTGGCGTAATGAGCAATTTTGGTTAATTGGAGGCACAAGTGCCCATCTTGCTGCTGTGCTTCAGGGGCTGCTGAAAGTGATTGCTGGCATTGAGATTTCATTTACACTGACATCAAAATCTGCcgctgatgatgatgatgaatatGCTGACCTCTATATTATCAAATGGAGTTTCCTGATGATCCCACCTATTGTTATCATGATGACTAACTTGATCGCGATAGCTGTTGGTGTAAGCCGGACAATATATAGCACGATACCACAATGGAGCCGTTTGCTAGGAGGGGTTTTCTTCAGTTTTTGGGTTCTTGCTCATCTCTATCCTTTCGCAAAGGGATTGATGGGAAGGCGTGGAAGGACACCAACAATTGTATTTGTCTGGTCAGGACTTATCGCCATTACCATTTCGCTCCTGTGGGTTGCGATCAACCCCCCTGCTGGTGCCAGTGAAATTGGAGGGTCCTTCCAGTTCCCTTGA
- the LOC129889660 gene encoding CSC1-like protein At1g32090, which yields MATLSDIGVSAFINILGAFAFLLAFALLRLQPINDRVYFPKWYINGKRSAPRHVGNFVGKFVNLNFKTYLTFLNWMPQAMQMSEAQIIEHAGLDSAVFLRIYTLGLKIFVPTAIVALLVLIPVNVSDGILFFLSKDLVVSDIDKLSISNIKPKSLKFFVHIAMEYLFTIWTCFMLYKEYGRVAAMRLKFLASQDRRAEQFTVLVRNVPHESKRAITDSVENFFKKNHPNHYLCHQAVYNANKFARLVRKRARLQNWLDYNQLKFERNPEKRPTKKKGFLGLWGERIDSIDYYKQQLKDFDRRLTMERDSILKDSKSIMPAAFVSFNSRCGAAVCAQTQQSKNPTLWLTNWAPEPRDIYWNNLSISFFSLSLRKLLISVAVFALVFFYMIPIAFVQSLANLEGLEKVAPFLRPLIEWKVIKSFLQGFLPGLALKVFLFVLPAILMFMSKIEGHVALSVLERRTAAKYYYFMLVNVFLGSIVAGTAFQQLHAFLHESATQIPRNIGVSIPMKATFFMTYIMVDGWAGIAGEILRLKPLVIFHLKNMFLVKTERDVERAMDPGSVDFPETLPSLQLYFLLGIVYAVVTPILLPFILVFFAFAYLVYRHQVINVYNQRYESCAAFWPHVHGRIIASLVISQLLLMGLLSTKKAAKSTPFLVVLPVLTLTFHKYCKSRFEPAFRKYPIEEAMEKDSQDRSSESDTNLKAYLADAYLHPIFHSFEEIELEDVKIDKKPPPDSPSPPLSILSSPSPTHDAKDHKEVEPSGTSQTSHNVQHYEVGQPGDLFHYEYEQTSHVYHYDFESQYHHDLQYQHNEYHY from the exons ATGGCAACTCTTAGTGATATTGGGGTTTCAGCATTTATCAACATTCTTGGTgcttttgcattcttgttggctTTTGCTCTGCTTAGACTTCAGCCAATCAATGACAGGGTTTATTTCCCAAAGTGGTACATTAATGGGAAGAGGAGTGCTCCTAGGCATGTTGGGAATTTTGTGGGGAAGTTTGTTAATCTCAATTTCAAGACTTACCTTACTTTCCTCAACTGGATGCCTCAAGCTATGCAGATGAGTGAAGCTCAAATTATTGAACATGCTGGCCTTGATTCTGCTGTTTTCTTGAGGATATACACTCTTGG CTTGAAAATTTTTGTGCCAACTGCAATTGTGGCACTTCTGGTTCTTATTCCAGTTAACGTGTCAGATGGGATATTGTTTTTCCTCAGCAAAGATTTGGTCGTAAGTGATATTGATAAGCTCTCGATATCCAATATTAAACCCAAATCCTTGAA GTTCTTTGTCCACATAGCAATGGAATACTTATTCACGATTTGGACCTGTTTTATGCTGTACAAGGAATATGGTAGAGTAGCTGCGATGAGATTAAAATTTTTGGCTTCACAAGACAGGCGTGCCGAACAGTTCACG GTTCTGGTTAGGAATGTTCCTCATGAATCTAAACGCGCAATAACAGATAGTGTTGAAAATTTCTTTAAGAAGAACCATCCAAACCACTATCTTTGTCACCAG GCTGTCTACAATGCCAACAAGTTTGCCAGACTTGTCAGAAAAAGGGCTAGGCTTCAAAATTGGCTGGACTACAACCAGCTTAAGTTTGAAAGAAACCCAGAAAAGAGGCCAACAAAAAAG AAAGGCTTCCTTGGACTTTGGGGTGAGAGAATTGATTCTATTGACTACTACAAACAGCAGCTTAAGGACTTTGATAGAAGA TTGACAATGGAACGTGATAGCATTCTCAAGGACTCAAAATCTATCATGCCTGCTGCTTTTGTATCGTTTAATTCAAGATGTGGCGCAGCTGTTTGTGCACAAACACAGCAAAGCAAGAACCCAACATTGTGGCTGACTAATTGGGCACCTGAACCACGAGACATATACTGGAACAATCTGtctatatcttttttttctctcagCCTCCGCAAGCTTTTGATTTCTGTGGCAGTGTTTGCTTTGGTATTCTTTTACATGATACCTATTGCCTTTGTGCAATCGTTGGCTAATCTGGAAGGCTTAGAAAAGGTTGCACCTTTCCTCAGGCCACTTATTGAATG GAAGGTTATCAAGTCATTTCTACAGGGTTTTCTTCCTGGTTTAGCTCTTAAAGTGTTCTTGTTTGTTCTTCCTGCCATTCTGATGTTTATGTCAAAGATCGAGGGGCATGTGGCGTTATCAGTGCTTGAGAGGAGAACAGCTGCAaaatactattattttatgttggTCAATGTATTCCTGGGGAGCATAGTAGCAGGGACAGCTTTCCAGCAACTTCATGCTTTCCTTCACGAATCAGCTACTCA GATACCGAGAAATATAGGGGTATCAATACCAATGAAAGCAACTTTCTTTATGACATATATAATGGTTGACGGTTGGGCTGGTATCGCTGGTGAAATTCTCAGATTGAAACCTCTGGTTATTTTTCATCTGAAGAACATGTTCCTTGTGAAAACTGAAAGGGACGTGGAGAGAGCAATGGACCCTGGGAGTGTAGATTTTCCCGAGACACTTCCAAGTCTTCAACTATACTTTCTTCTGGGAATAGTATATGCTGTGGTTACTCCAATCCTTCTTCCTTTCATACTGGTCTTCTTTGCCTTTGCTTATCTTGTTTATCGTCATCAG GTGATCAATGTGTACAACCAACGTTATGAAAGTTGTGCTGCGTTTTGGCCCCACGTTCATGGGCGCATTATAGCAAGCTTAGTAATATCTCAATTGCTTCTGATGGGTCTGTTGAGCACAAAGAAAGCTGCAAAGTCCACCCCGTTCCTCGTGGTGTTGCCTGTTTTAACCTTAACATTTCACAAGTATTGTAAGAGTCGATTTGAACCTGCATTCAGAAAGTACCCCATTGAG GAAGCAATGGAAAAGGACTCGCAAGACCGATCTTCTGAATCCGACACCAACTTGAAAGCGTACTTGGCTGATGCATATCTACATCCTATTTTCCACTCATTTGAAGAGATTGAATTGGAGGACGTTAAAATTGACAAAAAGCCACCTCCTGACAGCCCCAGCCCTCCGCTGAGCATACTCAGTTCTCCATCCCCAACTCATGATGCCAAAGATCACAAGGAAGTCGAGCCATCTGGGACGTCTCAAACATCTCATAACGTCCAGCACTATGAAGTCGGACAACCAGGGGATTTGTTTCACTACGAATACGAACAAACCAGTCATGTATATCACTATGATTTCGAGTCACAATATCACCATGATTTGCAGTATCAGCATAACGAATATCATTATTGA